In the genome of Gemmatimonadota bacterium, one region contains:
- a CDS encoding RidA family protein, whose amino-acid sequence MTGGGDAAGGANRRTFESGAPWEARVGYSRAVRVGSFIWVSGTTATDGDGSIVGAGNPYAQAKQALTNIERALAQVAASLADVVRTRIYLTDISRWEEVGRAHVEVFGTIRPAATMVEVSRLIAPEILVEIEVDAVVSASSISR is encoded by the coding sequence ATGACCGGGGGGGGAGATGCGGCGGGAGGAGCGAATCGCCGCACCTTCGAATCCGGCGCTCCGTGGGAGGCACGGGTCGGTTATTCGCGCGCCGTTCGGGTGGGGTCCTTCATCTGGGTCTCGGGGACGACCGCCACCGACGGAGACGGCTCGATCGTAGGCGCAGGAAACCCCTACGCGCAGGCGAAACAAGCGCTCACGAACATCGAGAGGGCCCTCGCGCAGGTCGCGGCATCCCTCGCGGACGTCGTCCGCACGAGAATCTACCTGACCGATATCTCCCGGTGGGAGGAGGTCGGACGGGCGCATGTCGAGGTTTTCGGGACGATTCGGCCCGCGGCCACCATGGTCGAGGTGAGCCGCCTCATCGCCCCGGAGATTCTCGTCGAGATCGAGGTGGACGCAGTGGTGTCGGCGAGTTCGATCTCCCGCTGA
- a CDS encoding DUF4159 domain-containing protein produces the protein MTWIRAVVVLMASAGTAAIVATGNFRTPSEGEASGGSAETGVSVGVGSLPPSITPRPSRPPYAESAGIPQVFGVDRCPPFAANRTVSEIRHSFYFTRGAYSSDPYSYRGSSWATDYEKADRQFMIVVERVLPIDAYSCENPILLDNPSLRRFPFLYMVEVGYMGMTPPEVEGLRSYLLQGGFLLADDFWGPYEWQNFEREMRKVFPEHKIVELPMDHLVFRIVYPVSEVLQVPSIGNARAGQYAECSGCVPHMRGIFDDTGRLMVAIAWNSDLGDAWEWAEQPDYPWDRSNYALQMGMNFILYAMTH, from the coding sequence ATGACCTGGATTCGTGCTGTCGTCGTATTGATGGCGTCCGCCGGCACCGCGGCGATCGTCGCCACGGGGAACTTCAGGACTCCCTCCGAGGGTGAGGCGTCCGGCGGCTCCGCCGAAACCGGAGTTTCTGTCGGGGTGGGTTCCCTTCCCCCCTCGATCACGCCGCGCCCGTCCCGCCCTCCCTACGCCGAGTCGGCCGGGATTCCTCAGGTCTTCGGGGTGGATCGTTGCCCCCCGTTCGCGGCCAACCGTACCGTGTCGGAGATCCGCCACTCCTTCTATTTCACCCGTGGCGCATATTCGAGCGATCCCTACAGCTACCGCGGAAGCTCCTGGGCGACGGACTACGAAAAGGCCGACCGCCAGTTCATGATCGTGGTGGAGCGGGTCCTCCCGATCGACGCTTATTCGTGCGAGAACCCCATACTCCTCGACAATCCCTCGCTCCGCCGCTTCCCCTTTCTCTACATGGTGGAAGTTGGATACATGGGGATGACGCCGCCCGAAGTAGAAGGGCTCCGGAGTTATCTGCTTCAAGGCGGATTCCTCCTCGCGGACGACTTCTGGGGGCCCTACGAGTGGCAGAACTTCGAGAGGGAGATGCGAAAGGTCTTCCCCGAGCACAAGATCGTCGAGCTCCCGATGGACCACCTGGTCTTCCGAATCGTTTATCCGGTGAGCGAAGTGCTCCAGGTCCCCTCGATCGGAAACGCGCGGGCCGGGCAATACGCCGAGTGCAGTGGGTGCGTCCCTCACATGCGCGGGATCTTCGACGATACTGGACGGCTCATGGTCGCGATCGCCTGGAACAGCGACCTGGGCGACGCATGGGAGTGGGCCGAGCAGCCGGACTACCCGTGGGACCGCTCGAACTACGCCCTCCAGATGGGGATGAACTTCATCCTGTATGCCATGACGCACTGA
- a CDS encoding glutaminyl-peptide cyclotransferase, producing MTRLSLPMKTRARLGPISLRALFLALSLAACGGGQLPRERPEVLRILPHDAGAYTQGLIYHEGRLFESTGQYGSSTLREVALESGEILRSVELPEEYFAEGLERMGDRLVQLTWKEGIALVYDLESFEEAGSFEYEGEGWGLCFDGESLFMTTGGSFLYRRDPETFAVLESMQITQGGSALFQVNELACVGDHVYGNVYLTDRIVRIDKQTGRVVAEVDGSSLVPPGGRPRAVDAVLNGIAYDGASGVFYLTGKLWPVVFEVRFVPE from the coding sequence GTGACGCGACTTTCCCTCCCCATGAAGACGCGCGCCCGGCTCGGCCCGATTTCCCTTCGTGCTTTGTTCCTGGCCCTGAGCCTCGCGGCATGTGGGGGAGGACAACTTCCCCGGGAACGCCCCGAGGTCCTGCGCATCCTCCCCCACGACGCCGGGGCTTACACGCAGGGGCTCATCTACCACGAGGGGCGTCTCTTCGAGAGCACTGGCCAATACGGATCCTCCACACTTCGCGAAGTCGCCCTCGAGAGTGGAGAGATCCTGCGCTCCGTCGAACTTCCGGAGGAGTACTTCGCCGAAGGGCTCGAGCGGATGGGAGATCGCCTCGTCCAGCTGACCTGGAAGGAGGGGATCGCGCTGGTCTACGACCTCGAATCGTTCGAGGAAGCCGGCAGTTTCGAATACGAGGGAGAGGGGTGGGGACTCTGTTTCGACGGAGAGTCCCTCTTCATGACGACCGGGGGATCCTTTCTCTACCGCCGCGACCCGGAAACTTTCGCCGTTCTCGAAAGCATGCAGATCACGCAAGGAGGGAGTGCACTCTTCCAGGTGAATGAGCTCGCCTGCGTGGGCGACCACGTCTATGGAAACGTGTACCTCACGGATCGGATCGTCCGAATCGACAAGCAAACCGGGCGGGTCGTCGCCGAGGTGGACGGGAGCTCCCTTGTGCCGCCGGGCGGTCGCCCGCGCGCTGTGGACGCGGTCCTGAACGGGATTGCCTACGATGGCGCGTCCGGAGTTTTTTACCTTACGGGGAAGCTCTGGCCGGTGGTCTTCGAAGTTCGGTTCGTCCCGGAGTGA
- a CDS encoding ABC transporter permease → MTDPVALKELVLTRVRVMFREPEVLFWVFFFPVLLALGIGVAFADRSPERFRIGVERGSAAEAYVAALAANPELEPVLLDAGGSGEALRRGEVALVAEGIAGGTLIFRYDPTRPEARAARALTEAAFQEAAGATRPLAIREEEVLARGQRYIDWLIPGLIGFNLMGTGLWSVGFYTTQVRETRVLRRLVATPMRRSDFLLAQILARYVFLLGEVPVIMIFAWLAFGVPIEGALGSVVLIVILGATCFSGLGLLAASRARTSEGVSGIINVIMMPMLILSGVFFSVERFPDTAQLLIRALPLTAVNDALRAVYNDGSGLLTVLPELGVIVFWTVAAFLAALRLFRWQ, encoded by the coding sequence ATGACTGATCCCGTCGCCCTGAAGGAGCTCGTCCTCACCCGGGTGCGGGTGATGTTCCGGGAGCCGGAGGTCCTGTTCTGGGTCTTCTTTTTTCCCGTCCTCCTCGCCCTCGGAATCGGAGTCGCCTTCGCCGACCGCTCGCCGGAGCGATTCCGGATCGGCGTAGAGCGGGGATCTGCCGCCGAAGCGTATGTGGCCGCGTTGGCCGCGAACCCCGAGCTCGAGCCCGTCCTTCTGGACGCAGGCGGGAGCGGGGAAGCGCTCCGCCGAGGTGAGGTCGCCCTGGTCGCGGAAGGGATCGCGGGCGGGACCCTGATCTTCCGGTACGATCCGACCCGCCCGGAAGCGCGTGCGGCCCGCGCCCTCACCGAGGCCGCGTTCCAGGAGGCGGCGGGGGCGACTCGTCCCCTCGCCATCCGGGAAGAGGAAGTGCTGGCGCGGGGCCAGCGGTACATTGACTGGCTGATCCCGGGTCTCATCGGCTTCAACTTGATGGGGACCGGGCTCTGGAGCGTCGGCTTTTATACGACACAGGTTCGCGAAACCCGAGTCCTCCGCCGCCTCGTCGCGACGCCCATGCGGAGGAGCGATTTCCTCCTCGCGCAGATCCTCGCACGCTACGTCTTCCTCCTCGGCGAAGTGCCGGTGATCATGATCTTCGCCTGGCTCGCCTTCGGCGTCCCGATCGAAGGCGCACTCGGATCGGTCGTCCTAATCGTGATCCTCGGAGCCACCTGCTTCTCGGGGCTCGGCCTCCTCGCCGCCTCTCGAGCCCGGACCTCGGAGGGGGTCAGCGGGATCATCAACGTCATCATGATGCCGATGCTCATCCTTTCCGGTGTCTTTTTTTCCGTCGAGCGTTTCCCCGACACCGCACAGCTTCTCATCCGTGCCCTTCCGCTCACCGCCGTGAACGACGCACTTCGCGCGGTCTACAACGATGGAAGCGGGCTGCTCACCGTTCTCCCCGAGCTGGGCGTCATCGTCTTTTGGACCGTGGCAGCCTTCCTCGCGGCCCTGCGCCTCTTCCGCTGGCAATAG
- a CDS encoding TrkA family potassium uptake protein, with translation MKRIVVIGLGNFGSAVAEALAGKGHDVIAVDHSQEAVDRIASRVARAVVADGTNLSVLAEVGCAKADAGVISTGDDITASILATLSLRDLEVANIYVKVISTPHARVIEKIGATETVFPERDSGIRLAESISTTSILNYVALGPGFSFQEMAVPEAWIGRTLRDLDLRQSKRVTIVALHDFLRNEVVTAPNPDAPLKESDTLFVVGSRNALEALGEIQ, from the coding sequence ATGAAGCGGATCGTGGTCATCGGACTCGGAAACTTCGGATCGGCGGTCGCGGAGGCGCTCGCTGGAAAGGGTCACGACGTGATTGCCGTGGACCACTCCCAGGAGGCCGTGGATCGGATCGCGTCGCGTGTGGCGCGCGCGGTCGTGGCCGACGGAACGAATCTCTCGGTCCTCGCCGAAGTGGGGTGCGCGAAGGCAGACGCGGGGGTCATCAGCACCGGAGACGACATTACAGCCTCGATACTCGCGACCCTCTCCCTTCGTGACCTCGAGGTCGCGAATATCTATGTGAAAGTGATTTCGACACCCCATGCCCGCGTGATCGAAAAGATCGGCGCCACGGAGACCGTATTTCCTGAACGCGATTCGGGAATTCGCCTTGCCGAGAGCATTTCGACCACGTCGATCCTGAACTACGTCGCTCTCGGCCCCGGCTTCTCCTTTCAGGAGATGGCGGTCCCCGAGGCCTGGATCGGGCGGACGCTCCGGGACCTGGACCTTCGCCAGTCGAAACGCGTGACGATCGTGGCGCTCCACGACTTCCTCAGAAACGAGGTCGTGACAGCGCCGAACCCCGACGCCCCGCTGAAGGAGAGCGACACCCTGTTCGTGGTCGGCTCCAGGAATGCCCTCGAGGCGCTCGGCGAGATCCAGTGA
- a CDS encoding VOC family protein → MDGTIDRLVGLYEGGKVSRRDLVRSLAALALGLPLRGSAQTAQPPIPVVSLNHVTCFASDIPRTVAFYQELFGMPVLSDQGTGINLRAGSDTTFVGIYGAGAGEPRIDHLCLGVQGFDVDRIMGILQARGIQANVRMRDGSVPEIYMTDPDGLRIQLQDPTYCGGSGPLGNACA, encoded by the coding sequence ATGGACGGGACGATCGATCGGCTCGTTGGGCTCTACGAAGGGGGAAAAGTGTCGCGAAGGGACCTCGTGCGGTCGCTCGCCGCTCTGGCGCTCGGGCTCCCGCTACGCGGCTCGGCGCAGACGGCCCAGCCGCCGATTCCGGTCGTCTCGCTGAATCATGTGACCTGCTTTGCTTCCGACATTCCCCGCACGGTGGCCTTCTACCAGGAGCTCTTCGGGATGCCGGTCCTGAGCGATCAGGGAACGGGGATCAATCTCCGCGCGGGATCCGACACGACGTTCGTCGGGATCTACGGCGCGGGGGCGGGGGAGCCGCGCATTGACCACCTCTGCCTCGGCGTCCAGGGATTCGACGTGGACCGCATCATGGGGATTCTCCAGGCGCGAGGAATCCAGGCCAATGTGCGGATGCGCGACGGATCGGTCCCGGAGATCTACATGACCGATCCGGATGGCCTCCGCATCCAGCTCCAGGATCCCACCTACTGTGGTGGATCCGGACCGCTGGGCAACGCCTGCGCCTGA
- a CDS encoding potassium transporter TrkG encodes MSRTRLPFWRRMSPPRLLAVSFLGLIAVGTIGLGAVPAFYVGGVPLSWVDALFTATSAVCVTGLIVVDTATHFTRLGQGFLLLLIQLGGLGMITITTLIILTLGRRISLRVASVAAQMTGPVPEVELRILVRRIVVLTLGLEAVGALVLFGSFQGVFPMGEAAWHALFHAVSAFCNAGFSTFSDSLVGWTRSEPVLWTVMALVTLGGIGFLTIEEVGASFRRRKEKGGTRLSLHSRIVLAGSALLLVAGWVTYAAFEWGGVLAEMTGADKLQNALFMSVTARTAGFNTVAYADASPATNFLTILLMSVGGSPGSTAGGLKTTTFFLIGLLAWSRFRGRTHVSAWSRTVPEETVQRAVGVCVLAFGTISLAIFLYVAFGSVGGGTDPFLSLMFEAVSAFNTVGLSMGMTTGLDTASRILTSILMFVGRIGPLSFAAALAVKAQAATHSYHFAREDVSIG; translated from the coding sequence ATGAGTCGAACGAGGCTGCCGTTTTGGCGGCGTATGTCGCCGCCCCGGTTGCTGGCGGTCTCATTTCTCGGCCTCATCGCCGTGGGCACGATCGGCCTCGGCGCCGTCCCCGCCTTTTACGTGGGTGGCGTTCCCCTCTCCTGGGTGGACGCCCTTTTTACGGCGACGAGCGCGGTCTGCGTGACCGGCCTCATCGTGGTGGACACGGCGACCCACTTCACGCGGCTCGGCCAAGGATTTCTCCTCCTGCTGATCCAGCTCGGCGGCCTCGGGATGATCACGATCACGACGCTGATCATCCTGACCCTGGGACGGAGAATTTCGCTTCGGGTTGCTTCCGTTGCCGCCCAGATGACGGGCCCGGTGCCGGAAGTCGAGCTCAGAATCCTCGTACGCCGCATCGTCGTCCTCACCCTCGGGCTCGAAGCGGTGGGAGCGCTCGTCCTCTTCGGCTCCTTCCAAGGTGTGTTCCCGATGGGCGAAGCGGCGTGGCATGCCCTCTTCCACGCCGTCAGCGCCTTTTGCAACGCCGGGTTTTCGACCTTTTCCGACTCCCTGGTCGGCTGGACCCGGAGTGAACCGGTCCTCTGGACGGTGATGGCGCTCGTCACCCTGGGCGGGATCGGATTTCTCACGATCGAGGAGGTCGGCGCGTCGTTCCGGCGGAGGAAAGAAAAGGGAGGAACGCGCCTCTCCCTCCATTCCCGCATCGTACTCGCGGGCTCCGCCCTTCTCCTCGTGGCCGGATGGGTGACCTACGCGGCCTTCGAATGGGGCGGCGTCCTCGCGGAGATGACCGGAGCGGACAAGCTTCAGAACGCCCTGTTCATGAGCGTGACGGCGCGGACGGCGGGATTCAATACGGTGGCCTATGCCGACGCCTCTCCCGCGACCAATTTCCTGACCATCCTCCTGATGTCGGTCGGGGGTTCGCCCGGCTCCACCGCGGGCGGACTCAAGACCACGACCTTTTTCCTGATTGGCTTGTTGGCCTGGTCCCGTTTTCGCGGACGGACCCATGTCTCGGCCTGGTCCCGCACCGTTCCCGAAGAGACCGTACAAAGGGCGGTCGGAGTGTGTGTCCTCGCGTTCGGGACGATCTCCCTCGCGATCTTCCTCTACGTCGCGTTCGGGTCGGTTGGGGGCGGGACGGACCCATTTCTGTCTCTGATGTTCGAAGCCGTCAGCGCGTTTAATACGGTCGGACTCTCGATGGGGATGACCACCGGGCTCGACACCGCGTCCCGGATTCTCACTTCAATCCTCATGTTCGTCGGTCGGATCGGGCCGCTATCTTTCGCGGCGGCGCTCGCTGTGAAGGCGCAGGCCGCCACTCACTCCTACCACTTTGCCCGGGAAGACGTCTCGATCGGGTGA
- a CDS encoding matrixin family metalloprotease yields MNARTLTFPLFFGGLGLLPLAGPAEAPAPSLDCEAPLRWRIEAVDPRFGLSELEAADAVRQAGMVWGDGTGLPLLFQESSEGIPIRFVFDERMETALERRSSSAEIDERARAVEEGTSALEASRMELDRRRTAHGRRALDFQERQESHNRTVEYWNRAGGAPPAEFERLRAMEEEIAELRRVVDAELEAVNRVVGEVNREADELNAQITALNEARIALDAELPAGVVESAEYRRSRGGFFSNAAREIDVFHFEDRNHLHRVLAHVLGHAIGLEHSEEPGALMHAAATVERGEGRPRLHEEDIAQFRALCPEL; encoded by the coding sequence ATGAACGCAAGAACGCTCACCTTCCCCTTGTTCTTCGGGGGCTTGGGTCTGTTGCCGCTCGCTGGCCCCGCGGAAGCGCCCGCGCCGAGCCTGGACTGTGAGGCGCCTCTCCGCTGGCGAATCGAGGCGGTGGATCCACGCTTTGGCCTGAGCGAGCTCGAAGCCGCGGACGCGGTGCGCCAGGCCGGCATGGTGTGGGGCGACGGGACCGGCCTTCCTCTCCTTTTCCAGGAATCCTCGGAAGGAATCCCCATTCGCTTCGTCTTCGACGAAAGAATGGAGACGGCGCTCGAGCGGCGCAGCAGCAGCGCGGAGATCGATGAGAGAGCGCGGGCGGTCGAGGAGGGGACCTCGGCTCTCGAAGCAAGCCGCATGGAGCTCGACCGGCGCCGCACGGCGCACGGGCGGCGGGCGCTCGACTTCCAAGAACGTCAGGAAAGCCACAATCGCACGGTCGAGTATTGGAACCGTGCCGGAGGTGCCCCGCCGGCGGAGTTCGAACGGTTACGTGCGATGGAAGAGGAGATCGCGGAGCTCAGGCGCGTCGTGGACGCCGAGCTGGAGGCGGTCAATCGGGTGGTGGGCGAGGTCAACCGCGAGGCCGACGAGCTCAACGCGCAGATCACCGCGCTCAACGAGGCCCGCATCGCCCTCGACGCGGAGCTTCCGGCCGGGGTGGTGGAGTCCGCCGAGTATCGCCGGTCGCGTGGGGGGTTCTTTTCGAACGCCGCCCGGGAGATCGACGTCTTCCACTTCGAAGACCGGAACCACCTCCACCGCGTCCTGGCACACGTTCTCGGACATGCGATCGGGCTCGAGCACTCCGAAGAACCCGGTGCTCTCATGCATGCGGCCGCCACGGTCGAGCGAGGCGAGGGAAGGCCGCGTCTGCATGAGGAAGACATCGCGCAATTTAGGGCGCTCTGCCCGGAACTCTGA
- a CDS encoding AI-2E family transporter, translating into MNEPAAKDPTPGAVRFRQAFLLLLVVGISILFLLVIRNFLLSVFLAAVIAGVSSPLYAWLLRHLGDRRRLAAVIVILVLLLLVGVPLAGFFALVANEAVQVSQGAGAWLEGQSGRLEQVRGFLERLPLMGPLIPEGEVLVEQFRELAGRTGPVLMGAFAAATRGTANFLLQTFIVLYSLYFFLKDGPEILRTILYYIPLRPEEENSLLERFVSVTRATLKGSLLIGVIQGGLAGLAFWAAGVPGAAFWGTVMVVLSIIPAIGSGLVWVPAVLYLFLRGEALAGVLLLSWCVVVVSSVDNFLRPLLIGRDAKMSDLLILLSTLGGILFFGVLGFIVGPIVAALFVTVWHIYGETFSRWLPEVGAPAPLAAAETPIPPPGDGGDEGSGGDG; encoded by the coding sequence ATGAATGAACCCGCCGCAAAGGATCCGACCCCTGGGGCCGTGCGATTCCGGCAGGCTTTCCTGCTCCTCCTGGTGGTCGGGATCTCGATCCTCTTCCTACTGGTCATCCGCAACTTTCTCCTTTCGGTCTTCCTCGCCGCGGTAATCGCGGGCGTTTCGTCGCCCCTCTACGCGTGGCTTCTGAGACATCTCGGGGACCGCCGCAGGCTCGCGGCCGTCATCGTCATTCTCGTCCTCCTTCTCCTCGTCGGAGTCCCTCTGGCCGGCTTTTTCGCCCTCGTCGCGAACGAAGCCGTGCAGGTCAGCCAGGGCGCGGGCGCCTGGCTGGAAGGCCAGTCGGGCCGGCTGGAGCAGGTGCGCGGGTTCCTCGAGCGCCTCCCCTTGATGGGGCCCCTCATCCCCGAGGGAGAAGTACTGGTCGAGCAATTCCGCGAGCTCGCGGGACGAACCGGACCGGTCCTCATGGGCGCCTTCGCGGCGGCCACGAGGGGAACGGCGAATTTCCTCCTCCAGACTTTCATCGTGCTTTACTCCCTCTATTTCTTTCTCAAGGACGGCCCCGAGATCCTCCGCACGATCCTTTACTACATCCCGCTCCGGCCAGAGGAGGAAAACAGCCTCCTCGAGCGCTTCGTCTCGGTGACGCGGGCGACCCTGAAGGGCTCTCTCCTCATCGGCGTGATTCAAGGGGGGCTGGCCGGCCTCGCCTTCTGGGCCGCCGGTGTGCCGGGGGCCGCTTTCTGGGGAACGGTCATGGTTGTCCTTTCGATCATTCCGGCGATCGGCTCGGGGCTCGTATGGGTGCCGGCAGTCCTGTATCTGTTTCTCCGCGGAGAGGCCCTGGCCGGAGTCCTCCTGCTTTCCTGGTGCGTGGTCGTGGTGAGCTCCGTGGACAACTTCCTTCGCCCCCTTCTGATCGGTCGGGACGCAAAGATGTCCGACCTCTTGATTCTGCTCAGCACGCTCGGCGGGATCCTTTTCTTCGGCGTCCTCGGGTTCATCGTCGGCCCCATCGTGGCGGCCCTCTTCGTGACCGTGTGGCACATATACGGAGAAACGTTCAGCCGATGGCTGCCGGAGGTCGGGGCGCCCGCTCCTCTCGCCGCAGCCGAGACGCCCATTCCGCCGCCTGGAGACGGAGGCGATGAGGGGAGTGGGGGCGACGGCTGA
- a CDS encoding ABC transporter ATP-binding protein — MIVARNLQKRYGEVIAVRGLDLTIRRGECFGLLGPNGAGKTTTIEILEGLTEPDGGEVEVLGMSWRSDAVRIRPRLGIQLQETRLTGKQRVEEVVRLFRAFYPTGPTVDELLGRVQLEEKRRAFVRDLSGGQRQRLSVACALAGSPDILFLDEPTTGLDPQSRRSLWDICERFQEEGGTILLTTHFMDEAERLADRVAIMDHGRILVQGAPAELINQLAGEHTIEFETTMPLEVEALEMLPSVRRVVVHGSQLFLTVNESHRAVPALLELLAARGAELASLNTHRATLDDVFLTLTGRQLRDD; from the coding sequence GTGATCGTCGCGCGAAACCTCCAGAAGCGGTACGGGGAGGTCATTGCGGTGCGTGGGCTCGACCTTACGATCCGGCGCGGTGAGTGTTTCGGACTCCTCGGCCCAAACGGCGCCGGCAAAACGACGACGATCGAAATCCTCGAAGGGCTCACCGAGCCCGACGGAGGGGAGGTCGAGGTCCTGGGAATGTCCTGGCGCTCCGACGCGGTCCGGATCCGCCCGCGCCTGGGCATCCAGCTCCAGGAGACGCGTCTCACCGGAAAGCAGCGGGTGGAGGAGGTCGTTCGCCTCTTCCGCGCCTTTTATCCGACCGGGCCGACCGTGGACGAGCTCCTCGGGCGCGTCCAGCTCGAGGAAAAGCGCCGGGCCTTCGTGCGTGACCTCTCGGGCGGCCAACGCCAGAGGCTGTCGGTCGCCTGCGCCCTGGCGGGATCTCCGGATATCCTCTTTCTCGACGAGCCCACCACGGGACTCGACCCGCAGTCCCGTCGCAGCCTCTGGGACATTTGCGAGCGATTCCAGGAGGAAGGAGGCACGATCCTCCTGACCACCCATTTCATGGACGAAGCCGAGCGGCTGGCGGACCGCGTCGCGATCATGGACCATGGGCGAATTCTCGTCCAGGGCGCCCCCGCGGAGCTCATCAACCAGCTCGCCGGAGAGCACACGATCGAGTTCGAGACGACGATGCCCCTCGAGGTCGAAGCGCTCGAGATGCTCCCTTCGGTCCGGCGCGTGGTCGTCCATGGGAGCCAGCTCTTTCTCACCGTCAACGAGTCCCATCGAGCGGTCCCGGCTCTCCTCGAGCTCCTGGCCGCGCGCGGGGCCGAGCTCGCCTCCCTCAACACACACCGCGCCACTCTGGACGATGTCTTCTTGACGTTGACGGGACGCCAACTCCGCGATGACTGA
- the hemQ gene encoding hydrogen peroxide-dependent heme synthase, which produces MPGALSGESFPDGGGFTATPQAEPLTRSAALRAMSGHVSMAHQILAPLVLDGWFVLHQFFRLDPDSLAESGAPDATELAAEADAFAGILTMWDNLGDRGWSGLYRIVGGGTDYMIVHFRDSLRALGEAERDLARTPFLRHFEPTGDYVSVVELGLYGLTDTLLREAAAAGIAPGSEEWQAVVEKHLAEEREKRHVQARLRPTQPEEMPYVCFYPMDKRRNVGQNWYMLPLTERASLMVEHGNTGRRYAGRISQIISGSVGMDDWEWAVTLFACDPLDLKALVTEMRYDEVSAIYAEFGSFWIGYRVLAERIARELVG; this is translated from the coding sequence TTGCCAGGGGCGCTCTCCGGAGAGAGCTTCCCCGACGGCGGAGGGTTCACGGCGACCCCTCAGGCCGAACCTCTGACCCGGAGCGCCGCCCTTCGGGCGATGAGCGGACACGTTTCGATGGCCCATCAGATTCTCGCGCCCCTCGTCTTGGACGGCTGGTTCGTCCTCCACCAATTTTTTCGCCTTGACCCCGACTCGCTCGCCGAGTCGGGAGCCCCCGACGCCACGGAGCTCGCGGCCGAAGCGGACGCCTTCGCCGGAATCCTGACGATGTGGGACAATCTGGGCGACCGGGGGTGGTCCGGGCTCTACCGAATCGTTGGTGGCGGCACGGACTATATGATCGTCCACTTCCGCGACTCTCTCAGGGCGCTGGGAGAGGCGGAACGGGACCTCGCGCGCACACCCTTTCTCCGCCATTTCGAGCCGACCGGAGACTACGTCTCCGTCGTGGAGCTCGGGCTGTACGGGCTGACGGACACTCTTCTCCGGGAAGCCGCGGCCGCGGGAATCGCTCCCGGGTCGGAGGAGTGGCAGGCCGTCGTGGAAAAGCACCTCGCCGAGGAGCGCGAGAAGCGGCACGTGCAGGCCCGCCTACGCCCCACCCAGCCGGAAGAGATGCCCTACGTCTGCTTCTACCCGATGGACAAGCGCCGCAACGTGGGGCAGAACTGGTACATGCTCCCCCTCACGGAGCGCGCGTCGCTCATGGTCGAACATGGGAACACGGGCCGGCGTTATGCCGGACGGATCTCCCAGATCATCTCGGGATCGGTCGGAATGGACGACTGGGAGTGGGCCGTGACACTTTTCGCCTGCGATCCTCTCGACCTGAAAGCGCTGGTCACCGAGATGCGTTACGACGAGGTCAGCGCGATCTACGCCGAATTCGGGAGTTTCTGGATCGGGTACCGAGTACTGGCGGAGCGGATCGCCAGGGAGCTCGTGGGGTGA
- a CDS encoding VOC family protein — protein sequence MKTENLVGWFEIPVSEMDRAIAFYQAVLGIELGRHTMGMLDMAWFPTGSGPGAAGSLVRHEAFYHPSEDGVLVYFTSPTGDLRNELGRVEAAGGEVLVPRKQISEDVGFMAVFRDSEGNRIALHSLK from the coding sequence ATGAAGACGGAAAACCTCGTCGGCTGGTTCGAGATCCCCGTGTCGGAGATGGACCGGGCGATCGCCTTTTACCAAGCGGTCCTGGGGATCGAGTTAGGCCGCCACACGATGGGGATGCTCGACATGGCCTGGTTCCCGACCGGATCTGGCCCCGGCGCGGCCGGGTCCCTGGTACGCCACGAGGCATTCTACCATCCCTCGGAGGACGGAGTCCTCGTCTACTTCACATCCCCGACGGGAGACCTTCGCAACGAGCTCGGGCGGGTCGAGGCGGCGGGTGGCGAAGTCCTCGTGCCGCGAAAGCAGATCTCGGAAGACGTGGGATTCATGGCGGTGTTCAGGGATTCCGAGGGAAATCGCATCGCTCTGCATTCCCTGAAATGA